In one Corallococcus sp. EGB genomic region, the following are encoded:
- a CDS encoding trimeric intracellular cation channel family protein, producing the protein MEPSGGVGTKAKVRIESREARLLRGLDFAGTYVFAVEGAIAAIAGGLDPLGVMVLSFTTALAGGILRDLLIGATPPISIRDERYAVVAFAGGATVLLLHRFVTEVPPLLLVTLDAVGLSLFAIAGARKALDFGLRPLMAVLMAALTGSGGGILRDLFLNRVPVVLRADIYAVAALFGAFVMLAGQRLGWPSRTMALVGGIACFVLRMVSVWHGWNLPHFP; encoded by the coding sequence ATGGAACCCTCCGGGGGGGTGGGGACGAAGGCGAAGGTGCGCATCGAGAGCCGCGAGGCGCGGCTGCTCCGGGGGCTCGACTTCGCGGGCACCTACGTCTTCGCGGTGGAGGGCGCCATCGCGGCCATCGCGGGCGGGTTGGATCCGCTGGGCGTGATGGTCCTGTCGTTCACCACCGCGCTGGCCGGCGGCATCCTTCGCGACCTGCTCATCGGCGCGACGCCGCCCATCTCCATCCGGGACGAGCGCTACGCGGTGGTCGCCTTCGCGGGCGGCGCGACGGTGCTCCTGCTCCACCGCTTCGTGACGGAAGTGCCGCCCCTGCTGCTCGTCACACTGGACGCCGTCGGGCTGTCCCTGTTCGCCATCGCCGGGGCTCGCAAGGCATTGGACTTCGGCCTGCGCCCGCTGATGGCCGTGCTCATGGCCGCCCTCACCGGCTCCGGGGGCGGCATCCTGCGCGACCTCTTCCTCAACCGCGTGCCCGTCGTGCTGCGCGCGGACATCTACGCTGTCGCCGCGCTCTTTGGGGCGTTCGTGATGCTGGCGGGGCAGCGGCTGGGATGGCCTTCACGCACCATGGCCCTGGTCGGGGGCATCGCCTGCTTCGTGCTGCGCATGGTCAGCGTCTGGCACGGCTGGAACCTGCCGCACTTTCCTTGA
- a CDS encoding bifunctional 2-polyprenyl-6-hydroxyphenol methylase/3-demethylubiquinol 3-O-methyltransferase UbiG, with amino-acid sequence MERRKDWYEHPEYYEAIFGTDTVREADFLQALSRRYGTGGNQWLEPACGAGRLVAEAAGRGLKVAGYDLSEAMLAHARKRLTPAERRRVKLSQARMEDFFDPALEGRVDLAHTLVSTFRYLDSEKAAVEHLTGTRRLLKPDGIYVLGFHLTDYARSGPEHERWVGQVGPDKVVCNTHEGLPEKRLRRSPMRNRLRVTGPDKDWLIETTWYFRTYDEAQVRRLFRKSGLRAAATFDFDYDLDSPVGRGSRRLDRVFVLKPDALPRG; translated from the coding sequence ATGGAACGACGCAAGGACTGGTACGAGCACCCGGAGTACTACGAGGCCATCTTCGGCACGGACACCGTGCGGGAGGCGGACTTCCTCCAGGCGCTGAGCCGGCGCTACGGCACGGGGGGCAACCAGTGGCTGGAGCCCGCGTGCGGCGCGGGACGGCTGGTGGCGGAGGCCGCGGGCCGGGGCCTGAAGGTCGCGGGCTATGACTTGTCGGAGGCCATGCTCGCGCACGCGCGCAAGCGCCTGACGCCCGCCGAGCGCCGCCGCGTGAAGCTGTCCCAGGCGCGCATGGAGGACTTCTTCGACCCGGCGCTGGAGGGCCGCGTGGACCTGGCCCACACGCTGGTCTCCACCTTCCGCTACCTGGACAGCGAGAAGGCCGCGGTGGAGCACCTCACCGGCACCCGGCGCCTGCTCAAGCCCGACGGCATCTATGTGCTGGGCTTCCACCTCACGGACTACGCGCGCTCGGGGCCTGAGCACGAGCGCTGGGTGGGGCAGGTGGGCCCGGACAAGGTCGTGTGCAACACGCACGAGGGCCTGCCGGAGAAGCGCCTGCGCCGCTCGCCCATGCGCAACCGGCTGCGCGTCACCGGGCCGGACAAGGACTGGCTCATCGAGACGACGTGGTACTTCCGCACGTACGACGAGGCCCAGGTGAGGCGCCTGTTCCGCAAGTCCGGCCTGCGCGCCGCGGCCACGTTCGACTTCGACTACGACCTGGACTCGCCGGTGGGCCGCGGCAGCCGGCGCCTGGACCGCGTCTTCGTCCTGAAGCCGGACGCGCTCCCCCGGGGCTGA
- a CDS encoding ZIP family metal transporter, whose product MSPVVAEVVLYSFIVVVSALAGAGVVIFNDHSTRLVTFLAFAAGVMFGAAFFHMLPEAYEGGGWWAFALVPIGFVFVLVLERYLVAHACEEPPDCAEHVHGHALGLSAFLGLSTHTLFDGIALGSSVKEGVGAMALLAITAHKVPSSLSLASILQAEGKKRGTILAYTALYGLMVPVGAVLYFGFDAVMKFQSLAPKALAFSAGTFLYIAVSDLLPHVNKHGRDKPGRNLVALAAGLLVMFVLARVLGHTDH is encoded by the coding sequence ATGTCGCCGGTCGTAGCCGAAGTCGTCCTGTACTCCTTCATCGTCGTGGTGAGCGCGCTGGCCGGTGCGGGGGTGGTCATCTTCAATGACCACTCCACGCGGCTGGTGACGTTCCTGGCCTTCGCGGCGGGCGTGATGTTCGGCGCGGCCTTCTTCCACATGCTCCCGGAGGCCTACGAGGGCGGCGGGTGGTGGGCCTTCGCGCTCGTACCCATCGGGTTCGTCTTCGTGCTGGTGCTGGAGCGCTACCTCGTCGCGCACGCCTGCGAGGAGCCGCCGGACTGCGCGGAGCACGTGCACGGCCACGCGCTGGGGCTCAGCGCGTTCCTGGGCCTGTCCACGCACACGCTCTTCGACGGCATCGCGCTGGGGTCCTCGGTGAAGGAGGGCGTGGGCGCCATGGCGCTGCTGGCCATCACCGCGCACAAGGTGCCCTCGTCGCTGTCGCTCGCGTCCATCCTCCAGGCGGAGGGCAAGAAGCGCGGCACCATCCTGGCGTACACGGCGCTGTACGGCCTGATGGTGCCGGTGGGCGCGGTGCTCTACTTCGGCTTCGACGCGGTGATGAAATTCCAGTCGCTGGCGCCCAAGGCCCTGGCGTTCTCCGCCGGCACCTTCCTCTACATCGCCGTATCGGACCTGCTGCCGCACGTGAACAAGCACGGCAGGGACAAGCCCGGACGCAACCTGGTGGCATTGGCAGCCGGGTTGCTGGTGATGTTCGTGCTCGCGCGCGTCCTGGGGCACACGGACCACTGA
- a CDS encoding COG3014 family protein has translation MAARWGLLFVLALSVLGTGCASDYVARTASARAAYQSSDYPRALRELESEQKESPERDQLLLLLDKGMVLHASGQWEESTKVLAQADELSAQLDITSVSEEAGVLLSNERRRAYRGEDFEKLMISVLQALNYTELGRDEDALVEVRRVNERLEKMIVDEKKPYEQLAIARYLGGVLYEDQRDWDSAFIDYMKAYELEPRLGGLVEPLLRLAKKTGRDDAYATLSQKFPDVAHAPLAPGDGQLVVVVEAGLSPQKERASRNYGDSGDLIEVPVYRDRGGTPPVRVSVEGQAERAVTVTSLSRVAQVHLNDRIGRMLAKQLAGAVAKAGLAAGVGALTKSKELGFLTFLVLNAGNQADLRSWLSLPAEFQVARFRLPQGRHAVQVEAPGRPTTHFVEVKPGRVTVLVVRSY, from the coding sequence CTGGCGGCGCGCTGGGGCCTGCTGTTCGTGCTGGCCTTGAGCGTTCTGGGCACGGGCTGCGCCAGCGACTACGTGGCGCGCACGGCCTCCGCGCGCGCCGCGTACCAGTCCTCTGACTACCCGCGCGCCCTGCGCGAGTTGGAGTCCGAGCAGAAGGAGTCCCCCGAGCGCGACCAGCTCTTGTTGCTGTTGGACAAGGGCATGGTGCTGCACGCGTCCGGGCAGTGGGAGGAGAGCACGAAGGTGCTGGCCCAGGCGGACGAACTCAGCGCCCAGCTGGACATCACCTCCGTGAGCGAAGAGGCCGGCGTCCTGCTCAGCAACGAGCGGCGCCGCGCCTACCGGGGCGAGGACTTCGAGAAGCTGATGATCTCCGTCCTCCAGGCGCTCAACTACACGGAGCTGGGCCGGGACGAGGACGCGCTCGTGGAGGTCCGCCGCGTCAACGAGCGCCTGGAGAAGATGATCGTCGACGAGAAGAAGCCGTACGAACAGCTCGCCATCGCGCGCTATCTGGGCGGCGTGCTGTACGAGGACCAGCGCGACTGGGACTCGGCCTTCATCGACTACATGAAGGCGTACGAGCTGGAGCCCCGGCTGGGCGGGCTGGTGGAGCCGCTCTTGCGGCTCGCGAAGAAGACGGGCCGCGACGACGCCTACGCGACGCTGTCCCAGAAGTTCCCGGACGTGGCACATGCCCCGCTGGCCCCCGGCGACGGGCAGCTCGTCGTGGTGGTGGAGGCGGGCCTGTCGCCGCAGAAGGAGCGCGCGTCGCGGAACTACGGCGACTCCGGCGACCTGATTGAGGTGCCCGTGTACCGGGACCGCGGCGGCACCCCCCCGGTCCGGGTGTCGGTGGAGGGGCAGGCGGAGCGCGCGGTGACGGTGACGTCGCTGTCGCGCGTGGCCCAGGTGCACCTGAACGACCGCATTGGCCGCATGCTGGCGAAGCAGCTCGCGGGCGCGGTGGCGAAGGCGGGCCTGGCCGCGGGCGTGGGCGCGCTGACCAAGAGCAAGGAGTTGGGGTTCCTCACCTTCCTGGTGCTCAACGCGGGCAACCAGGCGGACCTGCGCTCCTGGCTTTCACTGCCCGCGGAGTTCCAGGTGGCGCGCTTCCGGCTTCCCCAGGGAAGGCACGCTGTCCAGGTGGAGGCGCCGGGCCGGCCGACCACGCACTTCGTGGAGGTGAAGCCGGGGCGGGTGACCGTGCTGGTGGTGCGAAGCTACTGA
- the lpoB gene encoding penicillin-binding protein activator LpoB, producing the protein MNTRRLLLSALVAVSLAGCGGPRAFTRGTYEDPNTIEMLGDRFNENDLQLIAKKMAESLANAPRFAQPPQGAPLPIVLVGKLRNSTSEHIDMRSLGDKIQTALAQTGRFALVDQQARQDIAEEYEYQQSGYVNPNAAKAPGQQASVDFLMTGDLASIIQEVGRDKLVYYKMTAKLNDVRTGTIAWTDEKQIRKKFEKQGVSW; encoded by the coding sequence ATGAACACCCGCCGCCTGTTGCTGTCCGCCCTCGTCGCCGTGTCGCTCGCCGGCTGTGGAGGCCCGCGCGCCTTCACGCGCGGCACCTACGAGGACCCCAACACCATCGAGATGCTGGGCGACCGCTTCAACGAGAACGACCTGCAGCTCATCGCGAAGAAGATGGCCGAGTCGCTCGCCAATGCCCCGCGCTTCGCCCAGCCGCCGCAGGGCGCGCCGCTGCCCATCGTGCTGGTGGGCAAGCTGCGCAACAGCACCAGTGAGCACATCGACATGCGCTCGCTGGGGGACAAGATTCAGACGGCGCTCGCGCAGACGGGCCGCTTCGCGCTGGTGGACCAGCAGGCGCGCCAGGACATCGCGGAGGAGTACGAGTACCAGCAGTCCGGCTACGTGAACCCGAACGCCGCCAAGGCTCCGGGCCAGCAGGCGTCCGTGGACTTCCTGATGACGGGCGACCTCGCGTCCATCATCCAGGAGGTCGGCCGCGACAAGCTCGTCTATTACAAGATGACGGCGAAGCTGAACGACGTGCGCACCGGCACGATCGCGTGGACGGACGAGAAGCAGATCCGCAAGAAGTTCGAGAAGCAGGGCGTGAGCTGGTAG
- a CDS encoding mechanosensitive ion channel family protein, producing the protein MKRHASRVLVALLLLGCVLGGLPVLALNNGLGQVPQDLDRTSPRATAQGFLDAVHRGDYARAAHYLYLDHLPADEQPAQGAQLARKLKFVLDRELSVDTSVLPKTPEGESPSSRFVSLGAIPLKGESVPIRLQRISVDNTPTWVVSEPTVKMVDPLFEEYGPLLTETLPAVFFDRTVLGLELWQWLGLAVTLLGAWIFSYLLEKALLAAALRVARWTRITWDDQLVGAGRGPLRLPFFAILLALGTSFLLLPPRLKLLSDRVSYSLTITAVAWFILRFLRVSEAYVQSRVTSESSAHPRARSLRTQLAVLRAVFEVATYVIAAALLLMQFEVVRNVGVSLLASAGIAGLAIGLAAQKSLSSLLAGIQLSITQPVSIGDNVLVEGEFGTIEEITLTYVVLRIWDQRRMVIPINQFLDKPFQNWSKGSPEMMGTVILQVDYMADIDVLRAELDRILANEAGHLWDGRVKTLVVFDVMDKTLTVRALVSAANSSKLGDLRFLVRERLVVFLRSRPEWLPMVRSESRPAKQLQPSRDDPEDAIRGAPEPRA; encoded by the coding sequence ATGAAGCGCCATGCCTCCCGGGTCCTGGTGGCCCTTCTCCTCCTGGGGTGCGTCCTCGGGGGCCTCCCCGTCCTCGCCCTCAACAATGGCCTGGGGCAGGTCCCCCAGGACCTCGACCGGACGTCGCCGCGCGCCACGGCGCAGGGCTTCCTGGACGCGGTGCATCGCGGGGACTACGCCCGCGCCGCCCACTACCTCTACCTGGACCACCTCCCCGCCGACGAGCAGCCCGCGCAGGGCGCCCAGCTGGCGCGGAAGCTGAAGTTCGTCCTGGACCGCGAGCTGTCGGTGGACACGTCCGTCCTGCCGAAGACGCCGGAGGGGGAGTCGCCCAGCTCGCGCTTCGTGTCGCTGGGGGCCATCCCGCTCAAGGGCGAAAGCGTGCCCATCCGGCTGCAGCGCATCAGCGTGGACAACACGCCCACCTGGGTGGTGTCGGAGCCCACCGTGAAGATGGTGGACCCGCTCTTCGAGGAGTACGGCCCGCTGCTCACCGAGACGCTGCCGGCCGTCTTCTTCGACCGCACGGTGCTGGGGCTGGAGCTGTGGCAGTGGCTGGGCCTGGCGGTGACGCTGCTGGGCGCGTGGATCTTCTCGTACCTGTTGGAGAAGGCGCTGCTGGCCGCCGCGCTGCGGGTGGCGCGCTGGACGCGCATCACCTGGGATGACCAGCTCGTCGGCGCGGGGCGGGGGCCGCTGCGGCTGCCCTTCTTCGCCATCCTGCTGGCGCTGGGCACCTCGTTCCTGCTCCTGCCTCCCAGGCTGAAGCTGCTGAGCGACCGGGTGAGCTACTCCCTCACCATCACCGCGGTGGCGTGGTTCATCCTGCGCTTCCTCCGGGTGTCGGAGGCCTACGTCCAGAGCCGCGTCACCTCCGAGTCCAGCGCCCACCCCCGCGCGCGCTCGCTGCGCACGCAGCTGGCCGTGCTGCGCGCCGTCTTCGAGGTGGCCACCTACGTCATCGCCGCCGCGCTCCTGCTCATGCAGTTCGAGGTCGTGCGCAACGTGGGCGTGTCGCTGCTCGCCTCCGCCGGTATCGCCGGCCTCGCCATCGGCCTCGCCGCGCAGAAGTCGCTGTCCTCGCTGCTGGCCGGCATCCAGCTGTCCATCACCCAGCCCGTCAGCATCGGCGACAACGTGCTGGTGGAGGGCGAGTTCGGCACCATCGAGGAGATCACCCTCACCTACGTGGTGCTGCGCATCTGGGACCAGCGGCGCATGGTCATCCCCATCAACCAGTTCCTGGACAAGCCGTTCCAGAACTGGAGCAAGGGCTCGCCGGAGATGATGGGCACCGTCATCCTCCAGGTGGACTACATGGCGGACATCGACGTGCTGCGCGCGGAGCTGGACCGCATCCTCGCCAACGAGGCCGGGCACCTGTGGGACGGCCGGGTGAAGACGCTGGTCGTCTTCGACGTGATGGACAAGACGCTCACCGTGCGCGCCCTGGTGAGCGCGGCCAACTCCAGCAAATTGGGCGACCTGCGCTTCCTCGTGCGTGAGCGGCTGGTCGTCTTCCTGCGCTCGCGGCCCGAGTGGCTGCCCATGGTGCGCAGCGAGTCCCGCCCCGCGAAGCAGCTCCAGCCCTCCCGGGATGACCCGGAGGACGCCATCCGGGGCGCCCCGGAACCCCGGGCCTGA
- a CDS encoding PleD family two-component system response regulator yields MSEEKRRILLIDDSEITLAMEKAVLEARGYEVVATSTLMEFEKTLQSWRPDLILTDIHMPEAKGTDICRTLKNEYNTQDIPIVLFSSLPDDELSKLAEQVGADGCLSKVNGLEAMGEKIDELVQSILW; encoded by the coding sequence GTGTCCGAAGAGAAGCGAAGAATCCTCCTCATTGACGACAGCGAGATCACCCTCGCCATGGAGAAGGCCGTCCTGGAGGCGCGGGGCTATGAGGTCGTGGCCACCTCCACGCTCATGGAGTTTGAGAAAACGCTTCAGAGCTGGCGGCCGGACCTCATCCTCACGGACATCCACATGCCCGAGGCGAAGGGCACGGACATCTGCCGCACGCTGAAGAACGAGTACAACACGCAGGACATCCCCATCGTGTTGTTCTCCAGCCTGCCGGACGACGAGCTGTCGAAGCTGGCCGAGCAGGTGGGCGCGGACGGCTGTCTCTCCAAGGTGAACGGCCTGGAGGCGATGGGCGAGAAGATCGACGAGCTGGTGCAGAGCATCCTCTGGTGA
- a CDS encoding cytochrome c family protein — protein MRAAVLAVLVSALLAGCRRQEPRAPESGAGPAPTHQQAASPTPAAPPGAVLFISADTRGYLGPCGCSENMRGGIGRAAFQVQEARKGGQPVLYIDGGNSLFGETHLKPDQVPQEERKAKALADAFRTMGIAVRATGELDDTRGGAFRQGLGLPELPPGGVRVLDAGTRKVGVVAAASGQALVKASQQAREQGADFVVGLLDQPLEAAQAAAALPGLAANLVVATHSAGEFSAEENRLVRSDVPVVAVQSKGRSLLRVDLTYAPAKGPFVLQRSQGDVEREVTALEQRIALLDKEISLPGIEPKLKALKQGKRDELSARKQGLLTAPPAAATDVNGFALRFLPLESNLPTAPDTQALVKAYDADVGQLNLAWAKAHGQDCPAPVKGQAGFVGSAACADCHPDASSVWEGTQHHRAWKTLEEAGKQHHLNCIGCHVTGWQKPGGVCRLDKVSGREDVGCESCHGPGSKHVDAPGPATIVGKPGQAVCVSCHNAENSPHFDFAAYLPRILGPGHGGTGKSGQAGEPPSK, from the coding sequence ATGCGCGCGGCCGTCCTCGCGGTGCTCGTGAGCGCGCTCCTCGCCGGCTGCAGACGCCAGGAGCCGCGCGCCCCGGAGAGCGGCGCCGGCCCTGCCCCCACGCATCAGCAGGCGGCCTCCCCCACCCCCGCGGCGCCTCCGGGCGCGGTGCTCTTCATCTCCGCGGACACGCGCGGCTACCTGGGCCCCTGCGGCTGCAGCGAGAACATGCGCGGCGGCATCGGCCGGGCGGCGTTCCAGGTGCAGGAGGCGCGCAAGGGCGGCCAGCCGGTGCTCTACATCGACGGCGGCAACAGCCTCTTCGGGGAGACGCACCTCAAGCCGGACCAGGTGCCGCAGGAGGAGCGCAAGGCGAAGGCGCTGGCGGACGCGTTCCGCACCATGGGCATCGCCGTGCGCGCCACGGGCGAGCTGGACGACACGCGCGGCGGGGCCTTCCGCCAGGGGCTGGGGCTGCCGGAGCTTCCCCCGGGCGGCGTGAGGGTGCTGGACGCGGGCACGCGCAAGGTGGGCGTGGTGGCGGCGGCGTCCGGCCAGGCGCTGGTGAAGGCGAGCCAGCAGGCGCGCGAACAGGGCGCGGACTTCGTGGTGGGCCTGCTGGACCAGCCGCTGGAGGCCGCGCAGGCCGCCGCAGCGCTGCCGGGCCTGGCCGCGAACCTGGTGGTGGCCACGCACAGCGCCGGTGAGTTCTCCGCGGAGGAGAACCGGCTGGTCCGCTCCGACGTGCCGGTGGTGGCGGTGCAGAGCAAGGGGCGATCCCTGCTGCGCGTGGACCTGACCTACGCGCCTGCGAAGGGGCCCTTCGTGCTCCAGCGCTCGCAGGGGGACGTGGAGCGAGAGGTCACGGCGCTGGAGCAGCGCATCGCGCTCCTGGACAAGGAGATTTCACTGCCCGGCATCGAGCCGAAGCTGAAGGCGCTGAAGCAGGGCAAGCGCGACGAGCTCTCCGCGCGCAAGCAGGGCCTCCTCACCGCGCCGCCCGCGGCCGCCACGGACGTCAATGGCTTCGCGCTGCGCTTCCTTCCGCTGGAGTCGAACCTGCCCACCGCGCCGGACACGCAGGCGCTGGTGAAGGCGTACGACGCGGACGTGGGCCAGCTGAACCTCGCGTGGGCGAAGGCGCACGGACAGGACTGCCCGGCCCCGGTGAAGGGCCAGGCGGGCTTCGTCGGCAGCGCGGCGTGCGCGGACTGCCACCCGGACGCGTCCAGCGTGTGGGAAGGCACCCAGCACCACCGCGCGTGGAAGACGCTGGAGGAGGCGGGCAAGCAGCACCACCTCAACTGCATCGGCTGTCACGTCACCGGCTGGCAGAAGCCCGGCGGCGTGTGCCGGCTGGACAAGGTGTCGGGCCGCGAGGACGTGGGCTGCGAGAGCTGCCACGGCCCGGGCTCCAAGCACGTGGACGCGCCAGGCCCGGCCACCATCGTGGGCAAGCCGGGACAGGCCGTCTGCGTCAGCTGCCACAACGCGGAGAACTCGCCGCACTTCGACTTCGCCGCCTACCTTCCGCGCATCCTCGGCCCCGGCCACGGCGGAACGGGGAAGAGCGGGCAGGCAGGGGAGCCCCCGTCGAAATAG
- a CDS encoding LysM peptidoglycan-binding domain-containing protein, whose product MPPLSFLLLTLASVPSSQGVAPSPVPPPGVHAVAPKEAPMRMAAGSLASPPSPMEEGEETEEVESESAELEELRALEGATLDPEAKPSAEMMHSLRRLGLTNPLRLRMLDALEEPTFREDDTAPPLARITDLANFDISQVKDRYDIPVDMQPLVAEYIQFFQGPGRKWFRKWMARSTRYLPVMQPILEAKGLPRDTVYLAMIESGFSANAYSWAHAAGPWQFISSTGKQYGLKQDFWVDERRDPIKATQAAAAYLKDLYGELGHWYLAWAGYNTGSYRVRKMVERYGTNDFWVLAEERGLAKETKHYVPKLIAAALVAKNPTAFGFSEDEFQYESTLEYDEVKLTDATDLDVVARAAGVSVTEVQELNPELRRWCTPPATASKPYILKLPRGTTTLFAQNLAKLSPADRLTFRVHTVKKGDTLSQIAQKYGTAPEAILQMNRLKSARVLKVRAELVIPVPASGRGGSGDAGVSGALASKVAQARRSGVVATRPEDEVPAGTPRGPVAAGPVKTEKVDGKTRITYGVQEGDSLWLIANRFQVSVDDLKKWNNLPKRNRTLSLGTVLAVWPPESKGAAPAKVEERGGTIVVANAVAGQAPAGPGTKGKVHTLAEGETLWSVSQRYNVSVEDIMKWNHIKDHRTVPTGKLLSLSAP is encoded by the coding sequence ATGCCGCCTCTCTCATTCCTCCTGCTGACCCTGGCCTCGGTTCCCTCCTCGCAGGGTGTGGCGCCGTCACCGGTGCCGCCGCCTGGCGTGCATGCGGTGGCTCCCAAGGAAGCCCCCATGCGGATGGCGGCAGGCAGCCTGGCCTCGCCGCCCTCCCCCATGGAGGAAGGCGAAGAGACTGAAGAGGTGGAGTCCGAGTCCGCCGAGTTGGAGGAGCTGCGCGCGCTGGAGGGCGCGACGTTGGATCCGGAGGCGAAGCCGAGCGCGGAGATGATGCACTCGCTGCGGCGGCTGGGCCTGACGAACCCGTTGCGGCTGCGAATGCTGGACGCGCTGGAGGAGCCCACCTTCCGCGAGGACGACACGGCCCCGCCGCTGGCGCGCATCACCGACCTGGCGAATTTCGATATTTCGCAGGTGAAGGACCGCTACGACATCCCGGTGGACATGCAGCCGCTGGTGGCCGAGTACATCCAGTTCTTCCAGGGCCCCGGCCGCAAGTGGTTCCGCAAGTGGATGGCGCGCTCCACGCGCTACCTGCCGGTGATGCAGCCCATCCTGGAGGCGAAGGGCCTGCCCCGGGACACGGTGTACCTGGCGATGATTGAGAGCGGCTTCTCCGCGAACGCGTACTCGTGGGCGCACGCGGCGGGGCCGTGGCAGTTCATCTCCAGCACGGGCAAGCAGTATGGCCTCAAGCAGGACTTCTGGGTGGACGAGCGGCGCGACCCCATCAAGGCCACGCAGGCGGCGGCGGCGTACCTGAAGGACCTCTACGGCGAGCTGGGCCACTGGTACCTGGCGTGGGCGGGCTACAACACGGGCTCGTACCGGGTGCGCAAGATGGTGGAGCGCTACGGGACGAACGACTTCTGGGTGCTGGCGGAGGAGCGCGGGCTGGCGAAGGAGACGAAGCACTACGTGCCCAAGCTCATCGCCGCGGCGCTGGTGGCGAAGAACCCCACCGCGTTCGGCTTCTCCGAGGACGAGTTCCAGTACGAGTCCACGCTGGAGTACGACGAGGTGAAGCTCACGGACGCCACGGACCTGGACGTGGTGGCGCGCGCGGCCGGGGTGAGCGTGACGGAAGTGCAGGAGCTGAACCCGGAGCTGCGCCGCTGGTGCACGCCGCCGGCCACGGCCTCGAAGCCCTACATCCTGAAGCTGCCGCGCGGCACCACGACGCTCTTCGCGCAGAACCTGGCGAAGCTGTCGCCGGCGGACCGGCTGACGTTCCGGGTGCACACGGTGAAGAAGGGCGACACGCTGTCGCAGATTGCCCAGAAGTACGGCACGGCGCCGGAGGCCATCCTCCAGATGAACCGGCTGAAGAGCGCGCGGGTGCTGAAGGTGCGCGCGGAGCTGGTGATTCCGGTGCCGGCGAGCGGCCGGGGTGGCAGCGGTGACGCGGGCGTCAGCGGCGCGCTGGCGTCGAAGGTGGCGCAGGCGCGGCGCAGCGGCGTGGTGGCGACGCGGCCGGAGGACGAGGTCCCGGCGGGCACGCCCCGCGGCCCCGTGGCGGCGGGCCCGGTGAAGACGGAGAAGGTGGACGGCAAGACGCGCATCACCTACGGCGTGCAGGAGGGCGACAGCCTGTGGCTCATCGCCAACCGCTTCCAGGTGTCGGTGGACGACCTGAAGAAGTGGAACAACCTGCCCAAGCGCAACCGCACGCTGTCGCTGGGCACGGTGCTCGCCGTGTGGCCGCCGGAGTCCAAGGGCGCGGCGCCCGCGAAGGTGGAGGAGCGCGGCGGCACCATCGTGGTGGCCAACGCGGTGGCGGGCCAGGCGCCCGCGGGCCCGGGCACCAAGGGCAAGGTGCACACGCTGGCCGAGGGCGAGACGCTCTGGTCGGTGTCGCAGCGCTACAACGTGTCCGTCGAGGACATCATGAAGTGGAACCACATCAAGGACCACCGCACGGTCCCCACCGGCAAGCTGCTGTCGCTCAGCGCGCCGTAG